The Malus domestica chromosome 10, GDT2T_hap1 genome contains a region encoding:
- the LOC103412045 gene encoding uncharacterized protein isoform X1: protein MSTSNGADVESGLGPRTSPVSSTTTPRARPDPFLICCRCFRVVTALTAILCIVVNVFSAIQSFTDGSDVFDGIFRCYAVVIGVIVVVVETEWEFVMKFWKLLEYWAGRGMLQIFLAVMTRAFPGNSSTKKDLVLLEDIASYMLLACGGIYIISGILCIGFLKRSRQKKEISREQAAKDLEDLERRREELEHLLIEQRD from the exons ATGTCGACAAGCAATGGAGCCGACGTAGAAAGCGGCCTAGGACCGAGAACGTCTCCAGTTTCGAGTACAACCACACCGAGAGCGAGACCCGACCCTTTCTTGATCTGCTGCAGATGCTTCAGGGTCGTCACCGCTCTCACCGCAATTCTCTGCATCGTTGTCAACGTCTTCTCTGCCATTCAATCTTTCACTGATGGATCTGAt GTTTTCGATGGGATATTTCGGTGTTACGCCGTCGTGATTGGAGTGATTGTGGTGGTGGTCGAGACGGAATGGGAATTCGTTATGAAGTTCTGGAAG CTATTGGAGTATTGGGCTGGTAGGGGTATGCTACAAATCTT CCTTGCGGTCATGACAAGAGCTTTTCCTGGCAATTCCAGTACAAAAAAGGATCTAGTTCTTCTAGAGGACATAGCGAGCTATATGCTCCTTGCTTGTGGTGGGATCTATATTATTTCG ggAATCCTATGCATTGGCTTTCTCAAACGGTCTCGGCAGAAGAAAGAAATTTCAAGGGAGCAAGCAGCAAAGGATCTTGAG GACTTGGAGCGGCGAAGGGAAGAACTTGAACACTTGCTTATTGAGCAAAGAGATTAA
- the LOC103412045 gene encoding uncharacterized protein isoform X2, with the protein MSTSNGADVESGLGPRTSPVSSTTTPRARPDPFLICCRCFRVVTALTAILCIVVNVFSAIQSFTDGSDVFDGIFRCYAVVIGVIVVVVETEWEFVMKFWKPCGHDKSFSWQFQYKKGSSSSRGHSELYAPCLWWDLYYFGNPMHWLSQTVSAEERNFKGASSKGS; encoded by the exons ATGTCGACAAGCAATGGAGCCGACGTAGAAAGCGGCCTAGGACCGAGAACGTCTCCAGTTTCGAGTACAACCACACCGAGAGCGAGACCCGACCCTTTCTTGATCTGCTGCAGATGCTTCAGGGTCGTCACCGCTCTCACCGCAATTCTCTGCATCGTTGTCAACGTCTTCTCTGCCATTCAATCTTTCACTGATGGATCTGAt GTTTTCGATGGGATATTTCGGTGTTACGCCGTCGTGATTGGAGTGATTGTGGTGGTGGTCGAGACGGAATGGGAATTCGTTATGAAGTTCTGGAAG CCTTGCGGTCATGACAAGAGCTTTTCCTGGCAATTCCAGTACAAAAAAGGATCTAGTTCTTCTAGAGGACATAGCGAGCTATATGCTCCTTGCTTGTGGTGGGATCTATATTATTTCG ggAATCCTATGCATTGGCTTTCTCAAACGGTCTCGGCAGAAGAAAGAAATTTCAAGGGAGCAAGCAGCAAAGGATCTTGA